A section of the Naumovozyma dairenensis CBS 421 chromosome 5, complete genome genome encodes:
- the SGF11 gene encoding SAGA histone acetyltransferase complex subunit SGF11 (similar to Saccharomyces cerevisiae SGF11 (YPL047W); ancestral locus Anc_8.496): protein MSNQTEAVDSVSNGILHNLLTSIIQDIVARERVKVQVLETRYPNHPSYHIDNTGTLDIHGAPKRQESSQYFNCLNCGREISANRFAAHLQRCSNRGSRR from the coding sequence atgtCCAATCAAACAGAGGCAGTCGATTCTGTCTCGAATGGGATTTTAcataatttattaacatcTATCATTCAAGACATCGTTGCGAGAGAGAGAGTTAAGGTTCAAGTTTTGGAAACTAGATACCCTAACCATCCTTCTTACCATATAGATAATACTGGGACTCTAGATATACATGGAGCTCCTAAGCGCCAAGAATCATCCCAATATTTTAACTGTCTAAATTGTGGGAGAGAAATTTCTGCAAATAGGTTCGCTGCCCACTTACAAAGATGTTCGAATAGAGGCTCAAGAAGATGA
- the ELC1 gene encoding elongin C (similar to Saccharomyces cerevisiae ELC1 (YPL046C); ancestral locus Anc_8.494) produces the protein MSELKFIKLIGEGDKEYKVSYEAAMVSPVLKTMLQSPFKENAGKVDLTKYSGDTLEKVCEYLEYKLRYQNADETEDIPEFDIPTELSVELLMVADYLNI, from the coding sequence ATGTCTGAGcttaaatttatcaaattaatAGGAGAAGGAGATAAGGAATATAAAGTAAGTTATGAAGCGGCCATGGTTTCACCAGTGTTAAAAACCATGCTTCAAAGTCCGTTTAAGGAGAATGCTGGTAAAGTTGATTTGACCAAATATTCAGGAGACACTTTGGAGAAAGTTTGTGAGTATTTGGAATATAAATTAAGGTATCAAAATGCTGATGAGACTGAAGATATTCCTGAATTTGATATTCCTACAGAACTATCAGTCGAGTTATTGATGGTTGCagattatttgaatatataa
- the VPS16 gene encoding tethering complex subunit VPS16 (similar to Saccharomyces cerevisiae VPS16 (YPL045W); ancestral locus Anc_8.493) gives MSKRNPSLNWEKLQDVFYRNNLLCEFPESLKSKAAQLDNKNVIVSSMFIGIKNKENIQIYNRQQGLIDTVRFDKSEQIIDACFEPLFNEKLVIVTATDLKIVNKLDPLEIINISLPEDVVRNDHIWDYRNGVVILRNSKDIYKLRNGKLELVLKNNNRFTLLTKDNWDCNGEYIILLDIDNVYKVSLTTSRNYXXXXXXXXYEKLQVFKNPEKILMEHNLDKLPFQIQWCANDVVACSFEDEVYLMGPDGVYVTFWYPNDVIAISTAIDGLQVITGNETFFISKIVDCTSNVFRIGSTEPGAILFDSWNLVTEHPAEAVEGLKNLGSENLMKGVIDCIDASMYEWDSEIQKALLSTASFGKNSLPYKTFDSSIFVEACVTVKMLIQLRRIGIFLTKVQFDNITIIGIVKTLLWIGKYSEATELCKLASRIDLFSNIFQNWATSIIKSKSNREDEEILSLLTNQLKMLQEKVPQKFNIPMAILARVAFLEGRFKLARSLALLESSPELKIAGLLKLDDNNLALTESLKVQSPELTLSLLLNLEEKLSKVQLTKLLILDMPHYQLYPYFQRHNYEYLFDFYRQMDKLIDLGQLMMQQGKELNSLQTFLPPIQDLYRKMSNNPLIRQDAELLERQEKLLQYQDSLTNIFGINFVIMTLDQTLSKLIEMEQHKYIKELTKKFKINDLKFYHIKCRVLVKHNRLDELKEFATHKKSPIGYYPFYKCLRSKGYNQEAATYVELMTAAPYAKKKELYLACKGYKELIAMAGKESDIVTLKELYKIIPPNEPEIKALITETLARI, from the coding sequence ATGAGTAAAAGAAATCCCAGTTTAAATTGggaaaaattacaagatgtGTTCTATAGAAATAACCTCCTTTGTGAATTCCCAGAATCTTTGAAATCCAAGGCAGCTCAACTCGACAATAAAAATGTCATTGTATCTTCTATGTTTATCGGTATAaagaacaaagaaaatatacaaaTTTACAATCGTCAACAGGGGTTAATCGATACCGTTAGGTTTGATAAAAGCGAACAAATAATTGACGCATGCTTTGAACCcttatttaatgaaaaattagttATCGTTACCGCAACcgatttgaaaattgttaATAAGTTAGATCCTTTggaaatcattaatatatcattacCGGAGGATGTTGTGCGGAATGATCATATATGGGATTATAGAAATGGTGTTGTCATTTTACGAAATTCAAAggatatttataaattacGAAATGGGAAATTGGAGTTAGtattaaagaataataatcgCTTCACTTTACTTACAAAGGATAATTGGGATTGCAATGgtgaatatataattctgCTAGATATCGACAATGTCTACAAAGTTTCTTTAACTACAAGTAGAAATTACAANNNNNNNNNNNNNNNNNNNNNatatgaaaaattacaagtCTTTAAGAACccagaaaaaatattaatggaACATAACCTAGATAAATTACCATTTCAAATCCAATGGTGTGCCAATGACGTAGTAGCGTGttcatttgaagatgaagtcTATTTAATGGGACCGGATGGCGTTTATGTGACGTTCTGGTATCCGAATGATGTTATTGCTATATCTACTGCAATCGATGGTTTACAAGTCATTACCGGAAATGAAAcgtttttcatttctaaaATAGTCGATTGTACTTCTAATGTTTTCCGAATTGGATCAACAGAACCGGGTGCTATTCTTTTTGATTCATGGAATTTAGTCACTGAACATCCAGCAGAAGCAGTGGAAGgactgaaaaatttgggaTCAGagaatttaatgaaagGAGTTATCGATTGTATAGATGCATCAATGTATGAATGGGATTCTGAAATTCAAAAAGCTTTGTTAAGTACGGCATCATTCGGAAAAAACTCTTTGCCCTATAAAACCTTTGATTCAAGTATATTTGTAGAGGCCTGCGTCACTGTTAAAATGTTGATCCAATTGAGAAGAATTGGCATTTTTCTCACCAAAGttcaatttgataatatcacCATTATCGGAATAGTGAAGACATTATTATGGATTGGCAAATATTCTGAAGCTACAGAACTGTGTAAACTTGCTTCAAGGATAGATTTGTTTTCTAATATATTTCAGAATTGGGCaacatcaataataaaatcgAAATCAAATagagaagatgaagaaatattatcacTTTTAACTaaccaattgaaaatgCTCCAGGAAAAAGTCCCTCAAAAGTTTAACATACCGATGGCAATTCTTGCAAGAGTTGCGTTTTTGGAGGGGCGTTTTAAATTGGCCAGAAGTTTGGCACTACTGGAATCATCACCGGAATTAAAAATAGCAGGACTACTTAAActtgatgataataactTAGCATTGACAGAATCATTAAAGGTTCAATCTCCAGAATTAacattatctttattattaaatttggaGGAAAAGCTAAGTAAGGTACAACTAACGAAATTGCTAATCCTTGATATGCCACATTATCAATTGTATCCATACTTTCAAAGACATaattatgaatatttatttgatttttatcGTCAAATGGACAAACTAATCGACTTAGGACAACTAATGATGCAACAAGGTAAGGAACTCAATTCATTACAAACTTTTCTTCCTCCCATACAAGACTTATATAGGAAAATGTCAAATAATCCTCTAATTAGGCAAGATGcagaattattagaaaggcaagaaaaattattgcaATATCAAGATTCGTTAACGAATATTTTCGGTATtaattttgttattatgACATTGGACCAAACTTTATCCAAATTAATCGAAATGGAACAACATAAATACATCAAAGAATTAACcaagaaatttaaaatcaatgatttaaaattttaCCATATCAAATGTCGAGTACTAGTGAAGCATAATCGActtgatgaattaaaagaattcGCGACGCATAAAAAATCGCCTATCGGATATTACCCATTTTACAAATGTCTGAGAAGTAAAGGATATAACCAAGAAGCTGCTACTTATGTAGAATTAATGACGGCAGCTCCATATGctaagaagaaagaacTATATTTGGCATGTAAAGGttataaagaattaatagCCATGGCGGGCAAGGAAAGCGACATTGTCACATTGAAGGAACTATACAAGATTATCCCACCTAATGAACCAGAAATAAAGGCTCTAATCACAGAAACCTTAGCGAGGATATGA